A window of Candidatus Pantoea floridensis contains these coding sequences:
- the torR gene encoding two-component system response regulator TorR encodes MSHHIVIVEDDVVTQARLRDYFIQEGYRVSVTSSGAGLREHMLLQPVDLVLLDINLPGENGLQLTRALRERSTVGIILVTGRSDQIDRIVGLEMGADDYVTKPLELRELVVRVKNLLWRIDLARQAQPLQEENSYLFAGYSLNISRHTLEHEGELIKLTRAEYEMLVAFVTNPGQILSRERLLRMLTSSRVDQPDMRTVDVLIRRLRSKLRSELFVTQHGEGYLLAADVR; translated from the coding sequence ATGTCGCATCACATAGTGATTGTTGAAGATGATGTGGTGACGCAGGCGCGGTTGCGCGACTACTTCATTCAGGAGGGATATCGCGTTTCGGTGACCAGCAGCGGTGCGGGATTGCGAGAACACATGCTGCTGCAACCCGTTGATTTAGTCCTGCTGGACATCAATCTGCCCGGTGAAAATGGCCTGCAACTCACGCGTGCGCTGCGCGAGCGATCCACGGTGGGCATTATTTTGGTCACGGGACGCAGCGATCAAATTGATCGTATCGTCGGGCTGGAAATGGGCGCCGATGATTATGTTACAAAGCCGCTCGAGCTGCGCGAACTGGTGGTGCGGGTGAAAAATCTGCTGTGGCGCATCGATCTGGCGCGCCAGGCGCAGCCGCTGCAGGAGGAGAACAGCTATCTGTTTGCCGGTTACAGCCTGAATATTTCCCGCCATACGCTGGAGCATGAAGGGGAGTTGATCAAACTGACGCGCGCCGAATACGAGATGCTGGTGGCTTTTGTGACGAATCCGGGCCAGATACTGAGTCGCGAGCGTCTGCTGCGTATGCTGACATCCAGCCGCGTCGATCAGCCTGATATGCGCACCGTCGATGTGTTAATTCGCCGCCTGCGCAGTAAGTTGCGCAGTGAGCTGTTTGTGACTCAGCATGGCGAAGGTTATTTACTGGCAGCTGACGTGCGTTGA
- the torC gene encoding pentaheme c-type cytochrome TorC, protein MKTLWKRLRRPSARWSVLAILLVGIVIGLAVIVVPHTGIKLTSSTEFCVSCHGMQQPYKEYKQSTHFKNPSGVRAECRDCHIPRDIPGMLKRKLEASNDLYQALIARSIDTPEKFEAKRLILAEREWKRMKESNSAVCRGCHNYDAMDHTRQKPEAARQMSAAALENRSCIDCHKGITHQLPDMSSGFRKQFEEMRKTADANSSGDTLFALDMKPLFANKTDSAPSGSLLPASEVHVVKRDGDWLQVQVTGWTETEGRQRVLSLMPGKRIFVSSIRDDLQKDAKTLETTTVAATNVKWSKLQTTAWMQKGDMVNDSKPIWAYASALYSGTCNQCHGAPDKAHFDANGWIGTLNGMIGFTSLDKREERTLLKYLQLNASDTGGAQQKH, encoded by the coding sequence ATGAAAACACTATGGAAGCGATTACGCCGACCCAGCGCACGTTGGTCAGTGCTGGCAATCCTGCTCGTCGGGATTGTCATTGGATTAGCCGTTATTGTGGTACCTCACACCGGGATTAAACTGACCAGCTCAACAGAGTTTTGCGTGAGCTGTCACGGGATGCAGCAACCGTACAAAGAGTATAAGCAGTCCACCCACTTCAAGAATCCATCAGGCGTTCGCGCAGAGTGCCGCGATTGCCATATCCCCCGTGATATTCCGGGCATGCTAAAGCGCAAGCTGGAAGCAAGTAATGATCTCTATCAGGCTCTGATTGCGCGGTCGATTGATACGCCAGAAAAGTTTGAAGCGAAGCGCTTAATCCTTGCTGAGCGCGAGTGGAAGCGCATGAAAGAGAGCAATTCCGCCGTATGTCGCGGTTGCCATAACTATGATGCGATGGATCATACGCGCCAGAAACCCGAGGCTGCGCGCCAGATGAGTGCCGCCGCGCTGGAAAATCGCTCCTGTATTGACTGCCATAAAGGGATCACTCATCAGCTGCCCGATATGAGCAGCGGTTTCCGTAAACAGTTTGAAGAGATGCGCAAAACCGCCGATGCCAACAGTAGCGGCGATACCTTGTTCGCACTCGATATGAAGCCGCTCTTTGCCAACAAAACCGACAGCGCTCCCTCAGGATCGCTGCTGCCCGCTTCTGAAGTGCATGTCGTGAAGCGTGACGGCGACTGGCTGCAAGTGCAGGTCACCGGCTGGACCGAAACCGAAGGTCGCCAGCGCGTGCTGTCACTCATGCCAGGCAAACGTATTTTTGTCTCTTCCATCCGCGACGATCTGCAAAAAGACGCGAAAACGCTGGAAACCACCACGGTTGCGGCCACGAACGTGAAATGGAGCAAACTGCAAACCACCGCGTGGATGCAAAAAGGCGACATGGTTAATGACAGCAAACCGATTTGGGCCTATGCCAGCGCGCTTTACAGCGGCACCTGTAATCAGTGTCACGGCGCGCCGGATAAAGCGCACTTTGATGCCAACGGCTGGATCGGCACCCTCAACGGCATGATCGGCTTCACCAGTCTGGATAAACGTGAAGAACGTACCTTGCTGAAATATCTCCAGTTGAATGCGTCCGATACCGGCGGCGCGCAGCAGAAACACTAA
- the torA gene encoding trimethylamine-N-oxide reductase TorA, which translates to MKHTDSFNQSRRRFLVQLGGLSALGMFAPSLLVPRQAQAATHAAQGILTGSHWGAIRATVVEGRFVKATPFEQDRYPSKIIAGLPDHVHSTARVRYPMVRVDWLRKRHQSDTRQRGDNRFVRVSWDEALDLFYQELERVQTTYGPSALLSGSGWQSTGMFHNAGGMLSRALALHGASVGSGGDYSTGAAQVILPRVVGSMEVYEQQTSWPLVLENSKTLLLWGSDMVKNQQANWWCPDHDVYDYYAQLKEKVEKGEIRVVSVDPVVSSTHEFLGRDKVQHIALHPQTDVPLLLALAHTLYSEKLHDSQFLSTYCVGFEQFLPYLTGETDGQPKDAEWAATLTGIDAQTIRALARQLAADRSQIIAGWCVQRMQHGEQWAWMVVVLAAMLGQIGLPGGGFGFGWHYNGAGTPTRNGIILSGFSGSTTTPPRHTSTDYKGYSSTIPIARFVDAMLEPGKVINWNGKKVTLPQLKMCVFAGTNPFHRHQQTNRIIEGWQTLETVVSIDNQWTATCRFADIVLPATTQFERNDIDQYGNLSNRGLLGMKQIVPPQFEARNDFDIFRDLCRRFDREQAFTEGLDEMGWLKRIYQDGAKQGKGRGLQLPAFDAFWNESGYIEFNDPKLFVRHQAFRNDPDLEPLGTPSGLIEIYSKSIADLHYDDCQGHPMWFEKAERSHGGPGSSRYPLHLQSVHPDFRLHSQLCESETLRAQYSVAGKEPVYISPQDASARGIRSGDVVRVFNARGQVLAGAVVTDRYKPGVIRIHEGAWYNPDRGGVVGALCKYGNPNVLTLDVGSSQLAQATSAHTAIVNIEKYQGDIAPVTAFAGPTEMIAKCDYIPKPEEASA; encoded by the coding sequence ATGAAACATACTGATTCGTTTAACCAATCACGCCGCCGCTTTCTTGTTCAGCTCGGCGGACTGAGCGCGCTGGGCATGTTTGCGCCCTCGCTGCTGGTGCCACGTCAGGCACAGGCGGCAACCCATGCGGCACAAGGTATTCTCACCGGATCACACTGGGGTGCAATTCGCGCTACGGTGGTGGAGGGTCGCTTTGTGAAAGCCACGCCGTTTGAGCAAGACCGTTATCCCAGCAAAATCATCGCCGGATTACCGGATCACGTGCATAGCACCGCCCGCGTGCGCTACCCGATGGTGCGGGTGGACTGGCTGCGTAAACGCCATCAAAGCGATACGCGTCAGCGCGGCGATAACCGTTTTGTTCGCGTGAGCTGGGACGAAGCGCTGGACCTGTTCTATCAAGAGCTGGAACGCGTGCAGACGACTTATGGTCCAAGCGCGTTACTGAGCGGCAGTGGCTGGCAATCTACCGGTATGTTCCACAACGCCGGTGGCATGTTGAGCCGTGCGCTGGCGCTGCATGGCGCCTCTGTCGGCAGCGGCGGTGACTACTCCACCGGTGCGGCACAGGTGATTCTGCCGCGCGTTGTTGGATCGATGGAAGTTTACGAACAACAGACGTCATGGCCGCTGGTGCTGGAAAACAGCAAAACGCTGCTGCTGTGGGGATCCGACATGGTGAAAAACCAGCAGGCAAACTGGTGGTGCCCGGATCACGACGTGTATGACTATTACGCGCAGCTAAAAGAGAAGGTTGAGAAAGGCGAGATCCGCGTCGTCAGCGTCGATCCCGTGGTATCCAGCACCCATGAATTTTTGGGGCGCGATAAGGTGCAGCATATTGCTCTGCATCCACAAACTGACGTCCCCCTCCTGCTGGCACTGGCGCATACGCTCTACAGTGAAAAGCTGCACGACAGCCAGTTCCTCAGCACCTATTGCGTGGGCTTTGAGCAGTTCCTGCCTTATCTCACTGGGGAAACCGACGGCCAGCCAAAAGATGCCGAATGGGCAGCAACCTTAACTGGTATTGATGCACAGACGATTCGCGCTCTGGCGCGTCAGCTGGCGGCCGATCGTAGCCAGATTATCGCGGGCTGGTGCGTGCAGCGCATGCAGCACGGCGAGCAATGGGCGTGGATGGTGGTGGTGCTGGCCGCGATGCTGGGCCAAATTGGTCTGCCCGGCGGTGGCTTCGGTTTCGGCTGGCATTACAACGGCGCGGGTACGCCAACACGTAACGGCATCATCCTGAGCGGTTTCTCCGGCTCAACGACAACGCCGCCGCGTCACACCAGCACCGACTACAAAGGTTACAGCAGCACTATCCCCATCGCGCGTTTTGTTGATGCCATGCTGGAACCTGGCAAAGTGATCAACTGGAACGGCAAAAAAGTCACCCTGCCACAGCTGAAGATGTGTGTGTTTGCCGGTACCAACCCGTTCCATCGCCATCAGCAAACTAACCGTATCATTGAAGGCTGGCAGACGCTGGAAACCGTGGTATCGATTGATAACCAGTGGACCGCAACCTGCCGCTTCGCCGATATCGTGCTGCCCGCGACCACGCAGTTCGAGCGCAATGATATCGATCAGTACGGCAATCTCTCAAACCGCGGTCTGCTCGGCATGAAGCAAATTGTGCCGCCACAGTTTGAAGCGCGTAACGACTTCGATATTTTCCGCGACCTATGCCGTCGCTTTGATCGCGAACAGGCCTTCACCGAAGGGCTGGATGAGATGGGCTGGCTGAAGCGTATTTATCAGGATGGCGCCAAGCAGGGTAAAGGCCGCGGCCTGCAGTTACCGGCATTCGACGCTTTCTGGAATGAGAGCGGCTATATCGAGTTTAACGATCCTAAGCTGTTTGTTCGTCATCAGGCATTCCGTAACGACCCCGATCTGGAGCCGTTAGGAACCCCGAGTGGCTTAATTGAGATCTACTCGAAGAGCATTGCCGATCTGCACTATGACGATTGTCAGGGTCACCCGATGTGGTTTGAAAAAGCCGAGCGCTCGCACGGTGGACCGGGATCGTCACGCTATCCGCTGCATCTGCAGTCGGTGCATCCCGATTTCCGTTTACATTCGCAACTCTGCGAATCCGAAACGCTGCGTGCACAATACAGCGTGGCGGGCAAAGAGCCGGTCTATATCAGCCCGCAGGATGCCAGCGCACGCGGGATTCGCAGCGGCGATGTGGTCCGCGTATTTAATGCGCGCGGTCAGGTGCTGGCGGGCGCGGTAGTCACCGATCGTTACAAGCCAGGCGTGATTCGCATCCATGAAGGCGCGTGGTACAACCCAGATCGCGGCGGCGTAGTGGGTGCACTGTGCAAATATGGCAATCCGAATGTGCTAACCCTGGATGTTGGCTCGTCGCAGTTGGCTCAGGCAACCAGCGCACATACCGCTATCGTGAATATCGAGAAATATCAGGGCGATATCGCGCCAGTAACGGCTTTCGCCGGTCCAACTGAGATGATCGCGAAGTGTGACTACATTCCGAAGCCAGAAGAGGCGAGTGCGTAA
- the torD gene encoding molecular chaperone TorD produces the protein MAGQLTPHHYACLYGWFAGMFARELDEQQLAQLQSPDVALWLEHLAAEAALQDGVLASRNSIAALQLRPDARLELAADFAGLFLMSQKQAALPYASCYQPGNARFRQAACEEMQALLLEAGLERDRAFPEPEDHLAICLELLSYLSFAASENRANAAACLALRDKTLGLLWRWLPAFTAHCIEHDAFGFYAAQSQLLLALVTYDRMSQNAL, from the coding sequence ATGGCGGGTCAATTAACACCTCATCATTACGCCTGCTTGTATGGCTGGTTCGCCGGGATGTTCGCCCGTGAATTAGACGAGCAGCAGCTTGCGCAGTTGCAGAGCCCGGATGTGGCGTTATGGCTTGAGCATCTGGCTGCTGAGGCGGCATTACAGGATGGCGTGCTCGCCTCCCGGAACAGCATCGCGGCGCTGCAATTGCGCCCCGATGCGCGTCTGGAACTGGCGGCAGATTTTGCCGGTCTGTTCCTGATGTCGCAAAAACAGGCGGCGTTGCCTTATGCCTCCTGTTATCAGCCGGGTAATGCGCGCTTCCGTCAGGCTGCCTGTGAAGAGATGCAGGCGCTGCTGCTGGAAGCCGGTTTGGAGCGCGATCGGGCGTTTCCTGAACCGGAAGATCATCTGGCGATTTGCCTTGAGTTGTTGAGCTACCTGAGTTTCGCCGCCAGCGAAAACAGAGCGAATGCCGCGGCCTGTCTGGCGCTGCGCGACAAGACGCTTGGCCTGCTGTGGCGTTGGCTACCCGCTTTTACCGCACACTGCATTGAGCATGACGCATTCGGTTTTTATGCTGCACAGAGCCAGTTGTTACTGGCTCTGGTAACCTATGACCGTATGAGCCAGAACGCTCTCTAA
- a CDS encoding AraC family transcriptional regulator, whose protein sequence is MLIHPTDTLTFSGHPRQDELRKRLLAPDAPKVIAAALSKQLHGESITHRHAAGQLYCLKQGLMTVKTPSGIFANPPRLVGWIPPYFEHAIIGPGRVLGWTVLVDDSLAAPLPDRPVLLSCPTVLEPLAERLATLSPDHWGSARYNRLCEVFLDELNESTEHPLTLPLPAEPRLHQIARLLMDDPSDARTGPELARWAGLSPRSLSRHWSSAVGMSLTRYRQVSRLLKSLEGLAAGKSVQQVAWQVGFDSVSSYISAFRSAFGSTPGKYFMPPADSADAKTAD, encoded by the coding sequence ATGCTTATTCATCCGACCGACACTCTCACCTTTTCTGGCCATCCGCGGCAGGATGAGTTGCGAAAGCGCCTGCTGGCGCCAGATGCACCAAAAGTGATTGCCGCTGCATTGTCGAAGCAGCTACATGGTGAAAGCATCACGCATCGCCATGCTGCCGGACAGCTCTACTGCCTCAAACAAGGATTAATGACGGTGAAAACGCCTTCGGGCATCTTTGCCAATCCACCCCGTCTGGTCGGCTGGATTCCCCCCTACTTTGAACATGCGATTATCGGACCGGGACGCGTGCTGGGTTGGACAGTCTTAGTTGACGACTCGCTGGCCGCACCGCTGCCCGATCGCCCAGTGTTACTCTCCTGCCCCACGGTGCTGGAACCGTTGGCAGAAAGGCTGGCCACGCTGTCACCCGATCACTGGGGTAGTGCGCGCTACAACCGTCTGTGCGAGGTGTTCCTTGATGAGCTCAATGAATCAACCGAGCATCCCCTCACGCTACCCTTGCCTGCCGAACCGCGGCTGCACCAGATTGCGCGACTGTTGATGGACGATCCTTCCGATGCGCGCACCGGGCCAGAACTCGCACGCTGGGCAGGATTAAGCCCGCGCAGCCTGAGCCGTCACTGGTCTAGCGCGGTGGGGATGAGCTTGACGCGCTATCGTCAGGTTTCACGCTTACTCAAATCACTGGAAGGATTGGCAGCCGGCAAAAGTGTGCAGCAGGTTGCGTGGCAGGTTGGTTTCGACAGCGTTAGCAGCTACATCAGCGCTTTTCGCAGCGCATTTGGTTCAACGCCAGGAAAATATTTTATGCCGCCTGCCGACTCAGCGGATGCAAAAACAGCAGACTAG
- a CDS encoding helix-turn-helix domain-containing protein translates to MDINVAFMQQLMLWIEDNIEQKLILETVARRAGYSQWHLQRLFRSYTGIALGTYIRERKLTASVIALLNGNMPLMDIAIKYGFDSQQTYCRTFRRMYHLPPGAFRRKFQHSLPEIDGPASLLFLHPLSRQAA, encoded by the coding sequence ATGGATATTAACGTCGCCTTTATGCAGCAACTGATGCTCTGGATTGAGGATAATATTGAGCAGAAACTCATTCTGGAAACCGTCGCGCGTCGCGCCGGTTATTCGCAGTGGCATCTGCAGCGGTTGTTCCGTAGCTATACCGGCATTGCGCTCGGCACCTATATTCGCGAGAGAAAGTTAACCGCATCGGTGATTGCGTTATTGAACGGAAACATGCCGCTGATGGATATTGCTATCAAATATGGCTTCGACTCGCAGCAAACCTATTGCCGCACCTTCCGTCGCATGTACCATCTGCCGCCCGGTGCATTTCGTCGCAAGTTTCAGCACAGCCTGCCGGAAATTGATGGGCCAGCTAGTCTGCTGTTTTTGCATCCGCTGAGTCGGCAGGCGGCATAA
- a CDS encoding DUF1360 domain-containing protein produces the protein MNTLLMSDLAICLAIALASASISMTITQTELFAGLRAWTAKKHALLGHLFHCFYCLSHWVVFIAMVIYHPYLLHSGITIVDWAMTAFITLTLTTFINGLMFKVFQAAVTTHVMKHEAQKALQKQD, from the coding sequence ATGAATACGCTCCTGATGTCCGACCTGGCGATATGCCTGGCAATTGCGCTGGCATCCGCCAGCATTTCTATGACGATAACTCAAACTGAGCTGTTCGCGGGATTACGCGCCTGGACCGCTAAAAAACATGCCTTATTGGGCCACCTATTCCATTGCTTCTACTGCCTAAGCCATTGGGTAGTGTTTATCGCGATGGTGATTTATCACCCTTATTTACTGCACAGCGGGATAACGATTGTTGACTGGGCGATGACCGCCTTTATCACCTTAACGCTAACCACATTTATTAATGGTTTGATGTTTAAGGTCTTTCAGGCAGCGGTCACTACGCATGTTATGAAGCATGAGGCACAAAAAGCGTTACAGAAGCAGGATTAA
- a CDS encoding Rrf2 family transcriptional regulator, with translation MPRDNRLSRSLHVLIHLDRHVKRATSETIAKMLDTNPVVVRRMMSGLREKGYVVSEKGHGGGWELRAALSDISLLDVYQAIGSPALFSIGPAAESSPCLVEHAVDARLDEALNEAEAMLLKRFSQITVADISDDYLAKMKKLGLPSDTFPDCSE, from the coding sequence ATGCCACGCGACAATCGCTTATCTCGATCACTCCATGTGCTGATACATCTGGATCGTCACGTTAAACGCGCTACGTCCGAAACCATTGCCAAAATGCTGGATACCAATCCGGTAGTGGTGCGCCGCATGATGTCTGGCCTGCGCGAAAAAGGGTATGTGGTGTCAGAAAAAGGGCATGGAGGAGGCTGGGAGCTGCGTGCGGCGCTGTCAGACATTTCCCTGCTGGACGTTTATCAAGCCATTGGGTCGCCGGCCTTGTTTAGCATTGGTCCCGCCGCCGAGTCATCACCTTGTTTGGTGGAACACGCCGTCGATGCGCGGCTCGACGAGGCGCTGAATGAAGCGGAAGCGATGTTGTTAAAGCGTTTTAGCCAAATAACCGTTGCCGATATCAGCGACGATTACCTGGCAAAAATGAAAAAACTTGGGCTTCCGTCTGACACCTTCCCTGACTGCAGCGAATAA
- a CDS encoding alpha/beta hydrolase, producing MKFPQLSALLFLLYLPAVFANKEIPIWPNEMSGNNKFINFSKNPASNNRAVTNVDSPEMCYVPPTGKNNHSAVLIIPGGGFSYIMKDLEGLDVAKILSQKGYSSFVLIYRMPHDGSDVNRNNAFADVQRAMRLIRANAANYHIAPNQIGVMGFSAGAFLAANVSNNPDVTNYPAADEQDKVSARPDFTALIYPVLSLKDGVTHVGTRAAMYGKAISPEVIEQNSQEDRVTANTPPTFLAQALDDGTASPQNALRMFDALRKNKVKVELHLFQQGGHGFGTAQKQNIPAKNWPTLFSDWQASLVKH from the coding sequence ATGAAGTTCCCTCAATTGTCAGCCCTGCTTTTTTTACTGTATCTTCCTGCGGTGTTTGCCAATAAGGAAATTCCGATCTGGCCAAATGAAATGTCAGGAAATAATAAATTTATTAATTTCAGTAAAAACCCGGCCAGTAATAATCGTGCTGTCACAAATGTTGATTCTCCAGAAATGTGTTATGTTCCACCCACTGGAAAAAATAATCATTCGGCGGTGCTAATCATTCCTGGTGGTGGTTTTTCTTATATTATGAAAGATCTTGAAGGTTTGGATGTGGCAAAAATATTGAGCCAGAAGGGATATTCCTCTTTTGTTCTTATTTACCGTATGCCGCACGACGGTTCTGACGTTAATAGAAATAACGCATTCGCCGATGTGCAGCGAGCGATGCGCTTGATTCGTGCCAATGCCGCTAATTATCACATTGCACCCAATCAAATTGGCGTGATGGGCTTTTCGGCGGGCGCTTTCCTGGCCGCTAACGTCAGTAACAACCCGGATGTGACTAACTACCCTGCAGCCGATGAGCAGGACAAGGTTTCAGCGCGACCGGATTTCACCGCGCTGATCTACCCGGTGCTGTCATTGAAAGATGGGGTAACGCACGTGGGAACCCGTGCAGCGATGTACGGGAAAGCGATTAGCCCTGAAGTGATCGAGCAGAACTCGCAGGAAGATCGTGTCACTGCCAATACGCCACCAACATTCCTGGCGCAGGCGCTGGATGATGGTACGGCCTCACCGCAAAACGCATTGCGCATGTTTGATGCGCTGCGCAAAAACAAAGTGAAAGTGGAACTGCATCTCTTCCAGCAGGGCGGACATGGCTTCGGTACCGCCCAGAAGCAGAATATCCCCGCCAAAAATTGGCCGACGCTGTTCAGCGACTGGCAGGCGAGTCTGGTGAAGCATTAA
- a CDS encoding EpsG family protein, protein MGIYWIISLSLTFVAIVETMLSKNENTAQIRTYLYFVAVVVLFTFGGIRGLGTGLDDFQYRDFFVQFVDKIVIEGFWRTVEEFRYEPAIYAIAGITRMFTANPDIFIFVFAVISVGVNAHYFRKLTPLPLVALAVYSAHLFINKDMNQIRFGLCSAFLMGFVYHMSRRSKSGMFTTFILSFISHATAIVAILIPLAMIVRKNKYIPIFIVLASLPLAFMGSSALIALLSSHLGGLGDRAMGYANQDSTQDQGILTLSNLKNIGFVFIFSFVVLSDKIKNLDLEKFNTYYILVITFAIGSGLRMALQDYASGGRLANYLLQVEPVLISLCIWECKKLKKLVAVAITILMVLYYLYYNTVSSKQSITGYQVSQSFKIFR, encoded by the coding sequence ATGGGAATTTACTGGATCATAAGTCTTAGCCTGACTTTCGTCGCTATCGTCGAAACCATGTTAAGTAAAAATGAAAACACAGCACAAATCAGAACCTATCTTTATTTTGTCGCCGTAGTAGTACTTTTTACTTTCGGCGGTATTCGTGGCCTGGGAACCGGCCTGGATGACTTCCAGTATCGTGATTTCTTCGTACAGTTTGTTGATAAAATTGTTATCGAAGGCTTTTGGCGTACCGTAGAGGAGTTTCGTTACGAACCCGCTATATACGCAATTGCTGGGATTACCCGTATGTTTACGGCGAATCCCGATATCTTCATTTTTGTTTTTGCTGTGATTTCGGTTGGCGTCAATGCCCACTATTTCCGCAAACTAACGCCGCTGCCACTGGTTGCACTGGCCGTATACTCCGCACACTTGTTCATTAACAAAGACATGAACCAAATTCGCTTCGGTTTATGTTCCGCCTTCCTGATGGGCTTTGTTTACCATATGTCCCGCCGCAGCAAATCCGGGATGTTTACCACCTTTATTCTTTCATTTATTAGTCATGCCACCGCGATTGTTGCCATTCTCATTCCTTTGGCGATGATTGTCCGAAAAAACAAATACATTCCAATCTTCATCGTGCTGGCCAGCCTGCCGCTCGCCTTTATGGGCAGCTCGGCGCTGATTGCCTTACTCTCCAGCCATCTTGGCGGATTAGGCGACAGGGCAATGGGTTACGCCAATCAGGATTCGACTCAGGATCAGGGGATTCTCACCCTCTCTAACCTGAAAAATATTGGCTTCGTATTTATTTTTAGTTTTGTTGTGCTCAGCGATAAGATTAAAAACCTTGATCTTGAAAAGTTTAACACTTATTACATTCTGGTCATTACCTTCGCGATTGGTAGTGGTCTAAGGATGGCGCTGCAGGATTATGCTTCAGGTGGTCGTCTGGCTAACTATTTATTACAGGTTGAACCGGTGCTGATTTCCCTGTGTATTTGGGAATGTAAAAAGCTCAAGAAATTGGTTGCAGTGGCCATTACCATATTAATGGTGTTGTATTACCTTTATTACAATACTGTTTCCAGCAAGCAGTCGATTACTGGCTATCAGGTTTCACAAAGCTTTAAGATTTTCCGGTAG
- a CDS encoding acyltransferase family protein: MNEKNNFDIVRFSLAFIVMLVHAAEVTRNADIRFLAHFLNSDFAVKGFFAISGFLIAKSYLRSKSLKSYFIKRAQRILPAYIFVIILCFVIGMCLTTLPLMDFLKNKETIKYLIANFSFLNFIQASLPGVFTHNPNQPMDGSLWTIKAELTLYVLLPFIVPLMKRHPLKVWSVIFIISCAWFFYFTTIYTGAKADTLAKQFISLSSYFFFGSLLAVHQPIFERLKEITIVSLVLFLLFKSTDYAFIIEPVAFSSVVILFCTNLCKEVKISQYGDLSYGMYLYHWPIIQVLQHFGVYDSNAFVGLLLTIVITLALAYTSWNVLESRFLKRAHHAQPPIVPTTTARD, encoded by the coding sequence ATGAACGAAAAAAATAACTTTGACATCGTACGATTCTCACTCGCTTTTATCGTCATGCTCGTGCATGCCGCCGAGGTGACACGGAATGCCGATATTCGTTTCCTCGCTCATTTTCTAAATAGTGACTTTGCCGTGAAAGGATTTTTCGCAATAAGTGGATTTCTTATTGCGAAAAGTTACTTAAGAAGTAAATCACTTAAATCCTATTTTATTAAACGCGCGCAACGCATTTTACCTGCTTATATATTCGTTATTATTCTGTGCTTTGTGATTGGCATGTGTTTGACCACGCTGCCGCTGATGGATTTCCTCAAGAATAAAGAAACCATCAAGTATTTGATTGCTAACTTCTCTTTCCTTAACTTCATTCAGGCTTCGCTGCCGGGCGTGTTCACTCACAACCCGAATCAGCCGATGGATGGATCGCTGTGGACCATCAAGGCCGAACTGACGCTCTATGTGCTGCTGCCGTTTATCGTGCCGTTGATGAAAAGGCATCCACTGAAAGTGTGGAGCGTGATTTTCATTATCTCCTGCGCCTGGTTCTTCTACTTCACTACCATTTATACCGGCGCGAAAGCCGATACGCTGGCGAAACAGTTTATCTCGCTGTCGTCTTACTTCTTCTTCGGTAGCCTGTTAGCGGTTCATCAGCCCATTTTTGAGCGCCTGAAGGAAATTACCATTGTTTCACTGGTGCTGTTCCTGCTGTTTAAGAGCACCGATTATGCCTTCATCATTGAACCGGTGGCGTTCTCTTCCGTGGTGATTTTGTTCTGCACCAACCTGTGCAAAGAGGTCAAAATCAGCCAGTACGGCGATCTCTCATACGGTATGTATCTCTATCACTGGCCGATCATTCAGGTACTGCAGCACTTTGGCGTGTACGATTCCAATGCCTTTGTTGGTCTGCTGCTGACGATAGTGATTACGCTGGCGCTGGCTTACACCTCATGGAACGTGCTGGAAAGTCGCTTCCTGAAGCGTGCGCATCATGCTCAGCCACCGATTGTTCCTACCACGACAGCGCGCGACTGA